Genomic window (Hydrogenimonas cancrithermarum):
TGTTGTGAAACCCCAGCATTTCATCGTCCTGCTGCTCGCCATCTCCGGCTGGTTCGTCTACCTCGTCTATAAACCCTTCATGCAGGATATCGCCATCGCGATTCTCTTGATGTTCGCCACACTCGGCATCTCCAAGCATCTGGAAAAGACGATCAAGAAACGGTGGCAGATCAGTGCCGTGATGAGCCTGCTGCTTGGACTGATGTTCTTCGCACCGCTTGTCTACTTTATCAACGCCATCGCGGTCATGGTAACGCACATCGACCCCATCGCCATCCAGGAACTCGTCGAAAAGGTCGCCGGCTACCTGCAGTCGATCTCCCTTCCCGAACAGTTGCTAAGTCGCTTCAATATCGACCAGGAGACGATCCACACGACGATCGAAAACGTTTTCGGCGTCGAAAGCATCAACAACTACCTCAAAAACATGTTCGCTTTCCTCGGCTCCCTGGCTGCCCACAGCGCCGTTTTCTTCAAAGATATGGTACTGATTCTGATCTTCTACTTCTTCAGCTACCTCTACGGCGAGGAGACCGGCCACTTCATCAAACGAATCCTCCCGCTCGATACGGCACAGACACAGCTTCTTTTCAACGAACTTTCCAACTCGATGGGGGTCGTCTTCTTCTCGATCCTGGCCACTGCCATCTTCGAAGGCACCCTTTTCGCCGTCATCGTCCTCTTTTTCGGCCTCGATGCCATTTTGTTCGGAATCCTCTACGGTTTCGCTTCTCTTGTCCCAGTCGTCGGCGGAGCGTTGATGTGGGTGCCTGTTTCGCTCTACCT
Coding sequences:
- a CDS encoding AI-2E family transporter, producing the protein MKPQHFIVLLLAISGWFVYLVYKPFMQDIAIAILLMFATLGISKHLEKTIKKRWQISAVMSLLLGLMFFAPLVYFINAIAVMVTHIDPIAIQELVEKVAGYLQSISLPEQLLSRFNIDQETIHTTIENVFGVESINNYLKNMFAFLGSLAAHSAVFFKDMVLILIFYFFSYLYGEETGHFIKRILPLDTAQTQLLFNELSNSMGVVFFSILATAIFEGTLFAVIVLFFGLDAILFGILYGFASLVPVVGGALMWVPVSLYLWATQGATPAIIVALYSIIVISIIADTFIKPLIIKEIDYKLLKETQAVNEILVFFSIIAGLTTIGFWGMIIGPAITTIFIAILKLYDQLQSSLKKDYA